The Rhineura floridana isolate rRhiFlo1 chromosome 8, rRhiFlo1.hap2, whole genome shotgun sequence genome includes a region encoding these proteins:
- the LOC133363246 gene encoding C-type lectin LmsL-like isoform X1 — MGPAAYHVITLGFLSCLVASHSTEAAAALIAGSHSPCPRDWLFYEGNCYGYFSDKKCWKEAEEECQKQGSHLASILSKQECCHLRRYLSKFLPDGDVWIGLHNPQKDPRSTSWQWSDGLVFDHTEWSPGQPNNYGEAGEFCVELWRSTGFKRWNDEVCRRKNSFVCKYEAQMNEEEIDCE; from the exons ATGGGCCCTGCTGCTTATCATGTCATCACTCTCGGCTTCCTCAGCTGTTTGGTTGCCAGCCACTCCACAGAAG CAGCTGCGGCGTTGATTGCTGGCTCCCATTCGCCTTGCCCGAGGGACTGGCTGTTCTATGAGGGCAACTGCTACGGGTACTTCTCTGACAAGAAGTGTTGGAAAGAGGCAGAG GAAGAGTGCCAAAAGCAGGGGTCTCACTTGGCCTCCATCCTCAGCAAGCAGGAATGCTGCCACCTCAGGAGGTACCTCTCCAAGTTCCTGCCAGATGGAGACGTCTGGATTGGGCTACACAACCCTCAGAAG GATCCCAGAAGCACATCCTGGCAGTGGAGCGATGGACTCGTGTTTGACCACACTGAATGGAGTCCAGGGCAGCCAAACAATTATGGCGAGGCTGGAGAGTTTTGTGTAGAGTTGTGGCGATCCACAG GTTTCAAGAGATGGAACGACGAGGTCTGCCGCCGTAAGAACAGCTTTGTGTGCAAGTACGAGGCTCAGATGAACGAAGAGGAGATTGACTGCGAGTGA
- the LOC133363246 gene encoding C-type lectin LmsL-like isoform X2 — protein MGPAAYHVITLGFLSCLVASHSTEAAALIAGSHSPCPRDWLFYEGNCYGYFSDKKCWKEAEEECQKQGSHLASILSKQECCHLRRYLSKFLPDGDVWIGLHNPQKDPRSTSWQWSDGLVFDHTEWSPGQPNNYGEAGEFCVELWRSTGFKRWNDEVCRRKNSFVCKYEAQMNEEEIDCE, from the exons ATGGGCCCTGCTGCTTATCATGTCATCACTCTCGGCTTCCTCAGCTGTTTGGTTGCCAGCCACTCCACAGAAG CTGCGGCGTTGATTGCTGGCTCCCATTCGCCTTGCCCGAGGGACTGGCTGTTCTATGAGGGCAACTGCTACGGGTACTTCTCTGACAAGAAGTGTTGGAAAGAGGCAGAG GAAGAGTGCCAAAAGCAGGGGTCTCACTTGGCCTCCATCCTCAGCAAGCAGGAATGCTGCCACCTCAGGAGGTACCTCTCCAAGTTCCTGCCAGATGGAGACGTCTGGATTGGGCTACACAACCCTCAGAAG GATCCCAGAAGCACATCCTGGCAGTGGAGCGATGGACTCGTGTTTGACCACACTGAATGGAGTCCAGGGCAGCCAAACAATTATGGCGAGGCTGGAGAGTTTTGTGTAGAGTTGTGGCGATCCACAG GTTTCAAGAGATGGAACGACGAGGTCTGCCGCCGTAAGAACAGCTTTGTGTGCAAGTACGAGGCTCAGATGAACGAAGAGGAGATTGACTGCGAGTGA